Below is a window of Thermodesulfomicrobium sp. WS DNA.
CCGTTTCAACCAACAGGGCTACAAAGTAGCCGAAGTCCCTGCCGAACGCATGGCGGAATGCAAAGGCTGCGCCTTTTGCGCCCTCATGTGCCCGGATTTCGCCATCCATGTCTTCAAAACCAAGGAGGCCGCATGAGCGAGCGCGTCTTCCTCAAAGGCAATGAGGCCATCGCCCGGGCGGCGCTTGCCGCGGGCATGCGCTGCTATTTCGGCTACCCCATCACCCCGCAAAACGACATCCCGGAACTCCTTTCCGCGGAGCTGCCCAAGGCGGGCGGAGAGTTCGTCCAGGCGGAAAGTGAAGTGGCCGCCGCCAACATGCTGCTTGGCGCCGCGGCCTGCGGGGTACGCGCCATGACCACGTCCTCAAGCCCCGGCATCTCCCTCATGCAGGAAGCCATCTCCTACATGGCCGGCAGCGAACTCCCCGGAGTCATCGTCAATATGAATCGTGGCGGCCCGGGTCTGGGGGACATCGGCCCCTCACAGGGGGATTACTACCAGTCCACCCGCGGCGGCGGCCATGGCGACTACCGCACCCTGGTGCTCGCCCCCGGCACGGTGCAAGAGGCCTACGATCTCACCATGCTCGCCTTCGACCTTGCCTTTCACTACCGCAACCCGGTCATAGTGCTCGGAGACGCCATCCTCGGGCAGATGAAAGAACCGGTCACCCCTCATGCCCCCGCCCGCACCGCTGATCCTGAGGCCGCAAGCTGGTGTTTGGAAGGCGCCGTGGGTCGACCCGGGCGCATCATCAAATCGCTCTTCCTGGAAGACGGGGCCTTGGCAGGACAAAACACCCGCCTGGCCGCCAAGTACCAGGCCATGGAGGCGGAGATCCGCGCCGAACAATTCCTCGTGGAGGACGCCGAACTCGTCGTGGTGGCGTATGGATCCATCGGCCGCATCGCCAAGAGCACGGTGCGCAAGCTGCGCAACGCCGGACACAGAGTGGGGCTGGTGCGGCCCATCACCCTCTTCCCCTTCCCCTCGGCCATGCTGCGCGCCCTTGCCGACCAGGGCAAACGCTTCCTCACCATCGAACACAACCTGGGACAAATGGTGGATGACGTGCGCCTGGCCATCCGCACGGTGGCCGACAGTGCCTTTCACGGCCATCTGCCCGGCAACCTGCCCACGCCCAACGACTTCGAAGCCCCAATCCTGGCCGCCCTTGGCGCCGACCACTAACGGGAGACCAGCATGCAGGAAATCCGCGTCACCAATTATCCGGAAGTCTTGGTGGATCGTCCCACCCACTACTGCCCTGGGTGCCAACATGGCATCGCCCACCGCTTGGTGGCCGAGGCCCTCACCGACCTGGGGGTGGTGGACAAGACCATCGCCGTAAGCTCCATCGGCTGTTCCGTGTTCCTCTACAACTACCTCAACCTCGACACCGTAGAAGCCCCCCATGGCCGGGCCCCGGCCGTAGCCACGGGCGTCAAACGCGCCCGACCCGACGCCGTGGTCTTCACCTACCAGGGCGACGGCGACCTGGCCTCCATCGGCATGGCGGAAATCATGCACTGCGCCAACCGTGGCGAGCGGGTAACCGTCATCTTCGTCAACAACACGGTGTACGGCATGACCGGCGGCCAGATGGCCCCCACCACCCTGGTGGGCCAAAAGACCACCACCTGCCCGGGCGGCCGTTGTCTGGAGCGCGAAGGCGCTCCCATCCGCATGAGCGAGATCATCGCCAGCCTCGGGGGCACGACCTACTGTGAGCGCGTGGCCGTCAACACGGTGAAAAACGTCCTTGGCGCCAAGAAGGCCATCCGCAAGGCGTTTCAATACCAACTGGACGGCAAGGGGTTTTCCTTCGTAGAAGTCCTCGCCACCTGCCCCACCAATTGGCGCATGACGCCGGTGGCGGCCAATGAACGGGTCGCCACAGAAATGATCCCCTACTTCCCCTTAGGGACCTTCAAAGACATCGCCGCCACGGAGGGAGCCTAACCATGTACATGGATGCCATTATCGCCGGTTTCGGCGGCCAGGGAGTCATGCTCATCGGCAACCTCCTCGCCTATGCGGGGATGCACCACGGCCTGGAAGTCACCTACATCCCGGTGTATGGCCCCGAGATGCGCGGGGGCACGGCCAATTGCACCGTGGTGCTCTCGGACGAGCCCATCGGCTCGCCCATCATCCACACCCCGCAAAGCCTCATCATCATGAACGGCCCCTCGCTCACCAAGTTCGCCCCCCGGCTGGTGGACGGCGGCATTCTGGTGCTCAACACCTCGCTGGTGCCGGAAGAAACCGCCGATGCCTCCCGGGTGCGGGTCATCGGAGTGCCGGCCAATGCGATCGCCGACGGCATCGGCAACACGCGCATGGCCAACATGGTGGCCCTCGGCGCCTACGTGGCCGCCACGGGGGTCGTGCCCTTGGACGTGGTGGAGGCCAGCCTCTCTTCGGTCATCTCCAGCCACTACAGCCACCTGATCCCCAAAAACGTCGAGGCCCTGCGCGCAGGCGCGGCTTGTGTGAAGCGCTGATGCTGCTTTTGGGTGTCGTCGGTCATCCCGTGGGGCATTCCTTAAGTCCCCGGCTCCACAACTGGGCCCTGCGCCACGCAGGGCTCTGTGGGGCCTACCACGCCTGGGACATCGCGCCCCACGACCTCGCGGCCTTTGTCCAGGCGGTGCGGCTGCTGCCCATCCATGGGGTGAGTGTCACCATCCCCCATAAGGAAGCCATTCTCCGCCGTGTGGATGCAGTGACCCCGGAGGCAAAGGCCATAGGCGCGGCCAACACCCTTTTGTGGGCGGAGGGCAGACTGGTGGCGGACAACACCGATGTCACCGGCTTCATGGCCCCCATCGCCGAGCTTTCCCCAGGCCGGGCCCTGGTGCTCGGTGCCGGGGGCGCGGCCCGGGCTGCGGTGTACGGACTTCGGAAGCGCGGCTGGCAGGTGGCGGTCACGGCCAGAAACCTCGCCCGCGCCCAAACCTTGGCTACGGACTTGGGAGCCGAGGCCGTCCCCTGGGAAAAACGCACGCACCTCGATTTCGACCTCCTGGTGAACGCCACCCCACTGGGCATGCGCGGCCCCCAGGAAGACTGCTCGCCCTGGGAGGCAGCACTCCCGGCCGCGGCCACGGTGTACGACATGGTCTACACCCCGGATCCCACGCGGCTTGTGCGCCACGCCCAAAAAAGCGGCTGCGCCACCATTTCGGGTCTGGCCATGTTCGTGGCCCAGGCCCAGGCCCAGTTCACCCGCTGGACCCAAGCCACCTTCCCCGGGGATCAGGCCCGCGCCCTCCTCGCCCAAGCGCTCTGCCCATGCCCCGCCTGAGTATCGCCCTTGCGGCCATCCTTTGGGGGACCACGGGCACGGCCCAGGCCCTGGCCTCCACGCAAGCGCATCCATTAGCAGTCGGGGCCATACGCCTGCTCATCGGGGCGGCCTGTCTCCTCGGTCTAGCCATGTTCGCCGATCGCCCCGGGCTTCTGCGTCCCTGGCCCCGCCGGGCAACCCTGCTGGCCGGGCTCGGGGTCGCCCTCTACCAGGTAAGCTTTTTCGCGGCGGTGAAGACCATGGGGGTAGCGGCAGGCACTGTCACGGCCATCGGCAGCGCGCCCGTGGCGGCGGGTATCCTCGGGTTTGTGCTCCATAGAGAGCGGCCGGCCTGGCCCTGGTATCCCGCCACGGCCCTGGCGGTCTGTGGCTGCGCGCTCCTCACTTCTTCCCATGCGGGGGAGATTTCCTGGGCCGGCATGCCGCTCGCCCTCGGGGCAGGCTTCTCCTATGCCCTCTACTGCGCCGCCTGCAAAAGCATCCTTCGGGATCGACGGCCGGAGACCGCCATGGCCGGCGTCTTCGGCATCGCCGCAGTGCTGCTTGCCCCACTGCTGGGAATTCTCGATATGACCTGGCTCTGGGAGCTCCGCTCCATGGCTGCCATGGCGCACCTCGGGGTTGCCGCCACCGCCCTGGCCTACGTCCTCTTCTCGCGCGGGCTCACGAGCACCCCGGTGGCCACTGCGGTCACCATCTCGCTTCTGGAGCCACTGACCGCAACAGCCCTGGGGATCTTTCTCCTGCGCGAGCCCGTAAGCCCTGGCCAGCTCATGGGTATGGGAAGCATCCTCGCCGGCATGATGCTCCTTGCCGCAGAAGGCACGGTCTTGCCAAAAACTTCCTCGAGCCCTACTTTGAAGACCAAATATTCCAACCCGGGAGGAAGACCATGACCGACAAACCCACCACCGAGACCCCCATGAGCATCCCAGCAGCCAAGGCCCCCAAGGCCCTGAGCGAGGATGCCAAGCCCGCCCTCCATGGCCAAAAGTTTCAGGAGCTCGACGCTTCCACGGCCGCCATGCTGGAATCCCAGGAAGTGCCCGCCATCCAAGGCAGTGACGAGGAATGGTGGTGCCCCAACCCCACCTGCGAAGTCATCGACAAATAGTCCCTTGGCCCGTGGAGTGCACGGGCCGTACTTTCTATGCCCAACATATGGATCAATGCCGGTGAAATCTCCGGCGACGTCCACGGCGGACTTCTGGCGCGGGAGATCCTCCGTCTCTGCCCCCAGGCCCGACTCTTCGGCATGGCCGGGCCGGCCATGCGCGCCACCGGGGTGAAGCCGCTGCTTGCCACCGAAGACCTCTCCGTCATGGGGGTCACCGAGGTCCTGGCCCACGCAGGCACCATCGTCAAACTCCTGCGCCGTACCCGCCGGGAGCTTGCCGCACAGCGCCCGGACCTCATGGTGGTCATCGATGCCCCGGACTACCACTTCCGCCTCCTTGCCATGGCCAAAAAACTCGGCATTCCATCGGTATACTACATCAGCCCCAAGCTCTGGGCCTGGCGGGAAAACCGCGCCCGATTCCTCAAAACACACGTGCGCCGCATCCTCTCCATCCTGCCCTTCGAGTCCGCGTTCTACGCCCGTTTCGGTATGGAGGTGGATTTTGTGGGCCACCCCCTCGTGGACGCAGTCTGCACGCCCGAGGTGATGGCCATCCCCCCCGTCCCCGGACGCATCGCCGTGCTGCCCGGAAGCCGCCGCAGAGAACTCACCGCCCTGCTTCCCACCTTTGCCGAGGCATGCCGGCTCCTTACTCGCCGCTACCCGGGCCTGGAGTTTCTCCTCCCTGTGGCCCCGGGCATCTCCGAAGCCATGGTGCGCAATCTCTGGAAAGGCGGCCCTGCCGTGCGCCTGGTGTCCGCCGCAGAGCGCTACCCAGGGATCCGCTCGTGCCAGCTGGCCCTGGCAGCCTCGGGCACCGTCACCCTGGAGACCGCCCTGCTCCACGTCCCCACCGTGGTGGCCTACCGTTTTTCGCCCCTCACCTATGCGGTGGGCAAGCGCGTGGTGCGGGTACCTTTCATCTCCCTGCCCAATCTCGTGCTGGGCGCCGAAGTCTTCCCGGAGCTTCTTCAAGATCAGGCCCACAGCGCCGCATTGGCAGCACACCTGGCGCTTTGGCTGGACACGCCCCAATGCGCAGAAACCGTGCGTACCCGTTTGCGCACCCTGCCGGAACTCCTGGGTGGCGGCGGCGCGGGAAAACGCGCAGCGCGCATCGTGCTGGAGGAAGCCCAGAGGAGGCACGCGTGATCCTCGGCCTTGGAGTGGACGTGGTGGAGATCGCCCGCATCGCCCGGGCCATGGAGCGGCTGGGAGAACGCTTCGCCCAACGCATCCTCCGACCCGAGGAAATGCGGGATACTCTGACTCCAACCTACGTAGCCGGGCGGTTTGCGGCTAAAGAAGCCCTGGTCAAGGCACTGGGCACAGGATTTACCCAAGGCATCGGCTTCCACGATTTCGCGGTTGTTTCGACCCCCAGCGGCGCCCCCCACGGACTCCTCTTCGGGGCGGCGCATGAACGATTCCGGCAACTCGGTGGCTCCGCCCTGCACCTTTCCATCAGCCATAGCCGACAGCACGCTGTGGCCATGGCCATCGTCGAAGGAGAAAGCACCTCCTCCCCGGTTCGAGCATGCAGGACAATCGCATTGGAGAATATATTCGAGGGCGTGCCCGGAGGCTCGATGCGATTGCCCTAGCCCGCAGCCAGGAAACATCTTGACGGCCACGGCCCATTTGGGGCAAAGAGGCCTTCGCTTCCGAGCGGGTGTAGCTCAATTGGTAGAGTACAAGCTTCCCAAGCTTGGTGTCGCGAGTTCGATTCTCGTCACCCGCTCCACACCTCATGTATCCGTCCGCGACCGCGCGGAGAACCGATGAGGGTGGGCCCGGTTTCGGTCCACCTTCTTTTTTTCTCGACCGCCCCATGACCATGGACACCACTGCCCTGCGCACCCATATCACCTCTTTGGCCCAAACCGCCTGCCTCGCCCACGGGATCTCCCTGTGGGGGATCGAATTTGGCGGCGGCTCGCGACGCCTTGTGGTTCGCGTCTACGTCGACGCCCCCGGCGGGGTGACCATCGAGCATTGCGAGGCCGTAAGCAAACACTTAAGCCTTGCCTTGGACGTGGAAGACCCCATCCCCGGGGCCTATACCTTGGAAGTGTCTTCTCCGGGCCTTGACCGGCTCTTTTTCCACCCCGAGCAGCTCGCTTCCTCTGTGGGGGCCACCATCCGGGTGCGTCTGCGTGCAGCCATGGACGGCCGCAAAAATTTCCAGGGAGTTCTCCAAGCGCTGGAGGACGATACCCTTGTCCTGGCGGAAAACGATCGTATCTTCCGCCTGCCCTGGCCCGCCTGCGCCAAGGTCCAGCTGGTGTACGACCTCTCGCCCGCCTTTTCCACGGAGACTACCGCATGAATCTCGAACTGAAAAAAGTCATCGACCAAATCAGCAAAGACAAAGGGATCGACCGCGACCTCCTCATCGATACCCTCGAAGAAGCCATCCGGGCCTCGGTCATCAAAAAATATGGGGACGGCCTCGATATCGAAGTCACCTTCAACGAGGAGACGGGCGACATCGAAGTCTTCCAATTCAAGATCGTGGTGGACAAGGTCCGCGACCCGGACAACGAAATCTCCTTGGAAGAGGCGCGCCGGCACGATCCCAACGTGGAACTGGACGACGAGATGGGCTTTCGCCTGCACGTGGAAGACCTTGGCCGCATCGCCGCGCAAAGCGCCAAACAGGTGCTCATCCAGCGCATGCGCGACGCCGAACAGGAAATCATCTACGAGGAATACAAAAATCGCAAAAACGAGATCGTCAGCGGCATCATCCAGCGCCGCGACCGTGCCGGCTGGATCGTCAACCTGGGCCGCACCGAGGCCCTGCTCCCCAAGGAGCAGCAAATCCCCCGCGAACACTTCCGCCAGGGGGACCGGGTGGAAGGCCTCATCATCGACGTGCGCAAGGAAGGCCGCGGCCCGCAGATCATCATTTCCCGATCCCACCCCGATTACATGGTGGCCTTGTTCCGCCGCGAAGTGCCTGAGGTCGCCGACGGCACGGTGAACATCATGAGTGTCGCCCGGGATCCGGGACTGCGGGCCAAGGTGGCGGTGTTGTCGCAAGATTCCAATGTGGATCCTGTGGGGGCCTGTGTGGGGGTGCGGGGGTCGCGCATCCACAACATCGTGCAGGAGCTGCGCGGCGAGCGCATCGATATCGTCCTCTGGAGTCCGGATATCGCCACCTATGCGGCCAACGCCCTGTCCCCGGCGCGCATCGCCAAGATCATCGTGGACGACGAAGAAAAGACCCTCGAGGTGGTCGTCCCCGATGACCAGCTGACCCCCGCCATCGGCAAAAAGGGCCAAAACGTGAAACTGGCGGCCAAGCTCCTGGGCTGGAAGATCGACATCCATTCGCTCACCCGCTTCAACCAGATGTACAAAAATCGCCAGCAATTGGAACAGGTGGCGAGCGCAGCGCAAATTTCCCTGGCCGACATCCTGGATGCGGGATTTGACTCTCTGGAGTCTCTGGCTGCAGCGGAAAATACGGACCTGATGCGCATTCGCGGGGTGGACGAAGACACGGTGGGGATTTTACGCACCGCCATCAACCTCCTGTCGCCCAAGGTCCAGGCCCACGACCATGAGGCCGAGAGTGGAACAGCACTCCACGAATGATTTTCCTCGCAAACACCGCCCGGTTCGCACCTGTGTCATCTGCCGGCAGCGGTTTGAGAAAGATGGTATGCAGAGATATCTCTGCCCGCCGCCAGGGGGCGCCGCATTGGTGCCAGATCCGAGCGGCCGGCAGCCAGGCCGCGGTTTTTACGTCTGCGGCAACGCGAAATGTCAGGAGCGTGTGGCCTCGTACCGCGGCTGGCGCATGAAATGTAAGGGAGAGAGGGCATGAGCACGAAAATGCGGATTCGGGATTTGGTGGCCGAGCTCGGCGCACAAGGTCGGGAGATCATGCGCATTGTCCATGAGCTGGGCATCGAGGCCAAAACCCAGATGAGCGGCCTCACGGAAGAACAGGTGGAGGCCGTACGCAAACGCTACGAAGCATCCCAAAACGCCCCGGTGGAGACCCGTGTGGCAGGGGAAGTGGTCGTGCGCCGTCGGCGGACGACGCGCAGCAGCGCCCAAGCAGACGACCAAACGCCGGAAGCGGGCGCTCCGGCCACCCAGGAGGCCCCGCAAGCCCCTGAGGGCTCGGATCTCACGCCGCAAAAGTCCGCCCGTAAGGCCCGTCGTCCTGAGGAGACCCGGGCTCGCATCATCGCAACCCCCAAGCCGGAGCCGCAGCCCGCGCCCCAAGCCGAAGCCACACCTGCCGCCACCATCCCCGAGAGCGATGCGGTATCAGAACCGGCCTCCCCGGTCCCTGCCGCTTCCGAGACTGCTCCCGTGGTCGCCACCGAGACCGCTGCCGAGATTTCCTCCGAGGACACCATGATCGCCTCCCCCGAGGCATC
It encodes the following:
- a CDS encoding 4Fe-4S binding protein, which encodes MPSRVQFREDRCKGCLLCVQACPSGIIQQSSRFNQQGYKVAEVPAERMAECKGCAFCALMCPDFAIHVFKTKEAA
- a CDS encoding 3-methyl-2-oxobutanoate dehydrogenase subunit VorB, translating into MSERVFLKGNEAIARAALAAGMRCYFGYPITPQNDIPELLSAELPKAGGEFVQAESEVAAANMLLGAAACGVRAMTTSSSPGISLMQEAISYMAGSELPGVIVNMNRGGPGLGDIGPSQGDYYQSTRGGGHGDYRTLVLAPGTVQEAYDLTMLAFDLAFHYRNPVIVLGDAILGQMKEPVTPHAPARTADPEAASWCLEGAVGRPGRIIKSLFLEDGALAGQNTRLAAKYQAMEAEIRAEQFLVEDAELVVVAYGSIGRIAKSTVRKLRNAGHRVGLVRPITLFPFPSAMLRALADQGKRFLTIEHNLGQMVDDVRLAIRTVADSAFHGHLPGNLPTPNDFEAPILAALGADH
- a CDS encoding thiamine pyrophosphate-dependent enzyme — encoded protein: MQEIRVTNYPEVLVDRPTHYCPGCQHGIAHRLVAEALTDLGVVDKTIAVSSIGCSVFLYNYLNLDTVEAPHGRAPAVATGVKRARPDAVVFTYQGDGDLASIGMAEIMHCANRGERVTVIFVNNTVYGMTGGQMAPTTLVGQKTTTCPGGRCLEREGAPIRMSEIIASLGGTTYCERVAVNTVKNVLGAKKAIRKAFQYQLDGKGFSFVEVLATCPTNWRMTPVAANERVATEMIPYFPLGTFKDIAATEGA
- a CDS encoding 2-oxoacid:acceptor oxidoreductase family protein codes for the protein MYMDAIIAGFGGQGVMLIGNLLAYAGMHHGLEVTYIPVYGPEMRGGTANCTVVLSDEPIGSPIIHTPQSLIIMNGPSLTKFAPRLVDGGILVLNTSLVPEETADASRVRVIGVPANAIADGIGNTRMANMVALGAYVAATGVVPLDVVEASLSSVISSHYSHLIPKNVEALRAGAACVKR
- the aroE gene encoding shikimate dehydrogenase codes for the protein MCEALMLLLGVVGHPVGHSLSPRLHNWALRHAGLCGAYHAWDIAPHDLAAFVQAVRLLPIHGVSVTIPHKEAILRRVDAVTPEAKAIGAANTLLWAEGRLVADNTDVTGFMAPIAELSPGRALVLGAGGAARAAVYGLRKRGWQVAVTARNLARAQTLATDLGAEAVPWEKRTHLDFDLLVNATPLGMRGPQEDCSPWEAALPAAATVYDMVYTPDPTRLVRHAQKSGCATISGLAMFVAQAQAQFTRWTQATFPGDQARALLAQALCPCPA
- a CDS encoding EamA family transporter, whose amino-acid sequence is MPRLSIALAAILWGTTGTAQALASTQAHPLAVGAIRLLIGAACLLGLAMFADRPGLLRPWPRRATLLAGLGVALYQVSFFAAVKTMGVAAGTVTAIGSAPVAAGILGFVLHRERPAWPWYPATALAVCGCALLTSSHAGEISWAGMPLALGAGFSYALYCAACKSILRDRRPETAMAGVFGIAAVLLAPLLGILDMTWLWELRSMAAMAHLGVAATALAYVLFSRGLTSTPVATAVTISLLEPLTATALGIFLLREPVSPGQLMGMGSILAGMMLLAAEGTVLPKTSSSPTLKTKYSNPGGRP
- the lpxB gene encoding lipid-A-disaccharide synthase codes for the protein MPNIWINAGEISGDVHGGLLAREILRLCPQARLFGMAGPAMRATGVKPLLATEDLSVMGVTEVLAHAGTIVKLLRRTRRELAAQRPDLMVVIDAPDYHFRLLAMAKKLGIPSVYYISPKLWAWRENRARFLKTHVRRILSILPFESAFYARFGMEVDFVGHPLVDAVCTPEVMAIPPVPGRIAVLPGSRRRELTALLPTFAEACRLLTRRYPGLEFLLPVAPGISEAMVRNLWKGGPAVRLVSAAERYPGIRSCQLALAASGTVTLETALLHVPTVVAYRFSPLTYAVGKRVVRVPFISLPNLVLGAEVFPELLQDQAHSAALAAHLALWLDTPQCAETVRTRLRTLPELLGGGGAGKRAARIVLEEAQRRHA
- the acpS gene encoding holo-ACP synthase — translated: MILGLGVDVVEIARIARAMERLGERFAQRILRPEEMRDTLTPTYVAGRFAAKEALVKALGTGFTQGIGFHDFAVVSTPSGAPHGLLFGAAHERFRQLGGSALHLSISHSRQHAVAMAIVEGESTSSPVRACRTIALENIFEGVPGGSMRLP
- the rimP gene encoding ribosome maturation factor RimP, with the translated sequence MTMDTTALRTHITSLAQTACLAHGISLWGIEFGGGSRRLVVRVYVDAPGGVTIEHCEAVSKHLSLALDVEDPIPGAYTLEVSSPGLDRLFFHPEQLASSVGATIRVRLRAAMDGRKNFQGVLQALEDDTLVLAENDRIFRLPWPACAKVQLVYDLSPAFSTETTA
- the nusA gene encoding transcription termination factor NusA: MNLELKKVIDQISKDKGIDRDLLIDTLEEAIRASVIKKYGDGLDIEVTFNEETGDIEVFQFKIVVDKVRDPDNEISLEEARRHDPNVELDDEMGFRLHVEDLGRIAAQSAKQVLIQRMRDAEQEIIYEEYKNRKNEIVSGIIQRRDRAGWIVNLGRTEALLPKEQQIPREHFRQGDRVEGLIIDVRKEGRGPQIIISRSHPDYMVALFRREVPEVADGTVNIMSVARDPGLRAKVAVLSQDSNVDPVGACVGVRGSRIHNIVQELRGERIDIVLWSPDIATYAANALSPARIAKIIVDDEEKTLEVVVPDDQLTPAIGKKGQNVKLAAKLLGWKIDIHSLTRFNQMYKNRQQLEQVASAAQISLADILDAGFDSLESLAAAENTDLMRIRGVDEDTVGILRTAINLLSPKVQAHDHEAESGTALHE
- a CDS encoding DUF448 domain-containing protein encodes the protein MRPRVEQHSTNDFPRKHRPVRTCVICRQRFEKDGMQRYLCPPPGGAALVPDPSGRQPGRGFYVCGNAKCQERVASYRGWRMKCKGERA